In a single window of the Octopus sinensis linkage group LG1, ASM634580v1, whole genome shotgun sequence genome:
- the LOC115212031 gene encoding zinc finger protein 423-like isoform X2: MPFRCSYCSRLFRHKRSRDRHVKLHTGDKKYKCSQCDAAFARSDHLKSHLRTHDTGKPFKCTICNRGYTTAAALSSHMYSHRKPNSSGQMEYKCYQCEEIFYQPKDLQNHYNDCHAPAPLREKTLQCTQCSEMFVSQELLDLHVEQEHVKEQKRKFSTPDNISDIDIFHKKLKTHNDISINKQMLSNTSDLTVKENGLDLMPEIMDSSSVSDPANRENALVCPYCLQDNFESLELLEIHMQCVHSVKATEVYTCNYCNAPYPNLYALHDHMKVVHQNLTCMDIKYPCSLCSRHFTSIDALAEHKKHTHSQASSSNHSLYCAECALLFQNPMEFQEHIQRSHNCLQDTPRPKPPKSKKVSNDTKKDIKRMNSHSIFNNTKNSSPAPNERMVEEKMVCDQCNATFLDIKNFQTHLKIHLDSVLTQYICPQCQKQFTTEDQLESHLSLHYLCLSTEYGCTSCMKTFSKPDELQKHLMDIHAHHLYRCSLCKEIFDSKVNIQVHFAIKHSNECKIYKCTKCNSVFISEVDWQLHVRSAHLQMPKPHKCLFCKEGFTTEVELQCHLTIHGKPFKCPMCSEAFHVEYLLDKHLQNEHDPDKNSKRLGNSQSDIKVEKDIGSSSLLNSCGTIDVSNSVTSGSGIWKSTDPLHTCNICDMKFSNLSSLQLHKKQDHRVALANNHTSQVMTTVESSVITSKVIGSSNDKVALSCTYCSQSFKSRTELERHMKIHLNSSSQKCNICDEVFPSPNTLAEHKLQHCKIPQGNICVGCKIPLKSEDQFYIHSQEHGFQGAIMQCVICRQTLASMMELQMHGKHHFQTKPNFFTCCVCLRGFDSKENLISKLNSSGRTYFVCKPCYHGETSDFHCNECGARFPTNEQLESHVTKHRRTYQCIKCQQSFSTEYEIQLHVATHVLQEGNIHECKLCSQVFDSPAKLQCHLIEHTYGNSEYRCSVCCKVFSNATDIQAHAFEHGIHARKFGCIHCNQRFFFSAELDNHMINHVKPESVSELQCKDCPQTFSNIVSFNAHRRIHQQQMDNSTSTPIKCTFCHEVFNDTSELQKHFFTCHTEQDIEHSINKRNYQCSQCNKECSSLANLQNHMKIHKIEKENQKSQVPKTQIVDVKPVLCPVCGQIFSKRSLMKEHMNTVHLVHQESKASTQGNTASTSTTGTEYGDVNGDSQSCASDEANEMNHSSPQQTANSTSPVSVSLVNMKMEICVPENQLHPSSEDDEIFNDVSHNSQMITDCKMDSSEN; this comes from the exons ATGCCATTCCGCTGCAGCTACTGCAGTCGCCTATTCCGACACAAACGCAGTCGTGACCGTCATGTCAAACTGCACACAGGGGACAAGAAGTATAAATGTTCCCAGTGTGATGCTGCATTTGCAAG GAGTGATCATTTGAAAAGTCATTTGCGTACACATGACACAGGAAAACCTTTCAAATGCACTATTTGCAACCGTGGATATACAACAGCAGCTGCTCTTTCTTCTCATATGTATTCACATCGGAAACCAAACAGCTCTGGTCAGATGGAATATAAATGTTACCAATGTGAAGAGATTTTTTATCAGCCAAAAGACTTACAGAACCATTACAATGATTGTCATGCTCCTGCTCCCCTTCGTGAAAAAACTCTACAATGTACTCAGTGCTCTGAAATGTTTGTTAGCCAAGAACTTCTTGATCTTCATGTTGAACAAGAGCATGTTAAAGAACAAAAGCGTAAGTTTTCAACTCCAGACAATATTTCTGATATTGACATTTTCCACAAAAAGTTGAAAACTCATAATGATATCTCTATAAATAAGCAAATGCTATCTAACACTAGTGATTTAACTGTAAAAGAAAATGGACTAGATCTTATGCCAGAAATAATGGATTCTTCATCTGTCTCAGACCCAGCCAACCGGGAAAATGCCCTTGTTTGCCCCTACTGTTTACAAGACAATTTTGAATCTTTAGAACTGCTTGAAATTCACATGCAATGTGTGCATTCTGTAAAAGCAACTGAAGTTTATACATGCAATTACTGCAATGCACCATATCCTAACTTATATGCCCTCCATGATCATATGAAAGTTGTTCACCAAAATTTAACCTGTATGGATATCAAATATCCCTGTAGTTTATGTTCTAGACATTTTACAAGCATTGATGCATTAGCAGAGCATAAAAAACATACGCATAGCCAAGCAAGTTCCTCAAACCATTCTCTCTACTGTGCAGAATGTGCATTACTTTTTCAAAACCCTATGGAATTCCAAGAGCACATTCAGCGCTCTCACAACTGTTTGCAAGATACACCTCGTCCTAAACCTCCAAAATCAAAGAAAGTAAGTAATGATACAAAGAAAGACATAAAACGCATGAACTCCCATAGTATTTTTAATAACACAAAAAACTCAAGCCCAGCACCTAATGAGAGAATGGTTGAAGAGAAAATGGTATGTGACCAATGTAATGCTACATTCCTTGATATTAAAAATTTTCAAACCCATCTGAAAATTCATTTGGACTCAGTGCTCACTCAATACATATGTCCCCAATGCCAAAAGCAGTTTACTACTGAAGACCAATTAGAGAGTCATTTGTCATTACACTACCTCTGTCTTAGCACTGAGTATGGCTGCACTAGTTGCATGAAAACTTTCTCCAAACCGGATGAACTTCAGAAACACTTGATGGATATTCATGCGCATCATCTTTATCGTTGTTCACTTTGTAAGGAAATTTTTGATTCAAAGGTCAATATTCAAGTCCACTTTGCAATAAAACATAGTAATGAGTGcaaaatttataaatgtacaaaatGCAACTCAGTCTTTATATCAGAGGTTGATTGGCAACTGCATGTCAGATCTGCACATCTCCAAATGCCAAAGCCACATAAATGTCTCTTTTGTAAAGAAGGTTTTACCACCGAAGTTGAATTACAATGCCATTTAACCATTCATGGCAAGCCATTTAAATGCCCAATGTGTAGTGAAGCATTCCATGTGGAATATTTGTTAGATAAACATCTCCAAAATGAGCATGACCCTGACAAAAATTCTAAACGATTGGGTAACAGCCAATCTGATATCAAAGTGGAGAAGGACATTGGAAGTAGCTCTTTATTAAACAGTTGTGGAACTATAGATGTATCAAATTCAGTAACATCAGGAAGTGGAATTTGGAAAAGCACTGATCCACTTCATACATGCAACATCTGTGATATGAAGTTCAGCAATTTATCCTCTCTTCAGCTGCACAAGAAGCAAGACCACCGTGTTGCACTGGCTAATAACCACACCTCACAAGTGATGACTACTGTAGAGAGCAGTGTGATTACAAGTAAAGTCATAGGTTCAAGCAATGACAAGGTAGCATTATCATGCACATACTGTAGTCAGTCTTTCAAATCTAGAACTGAACTTGAACGTCATATGAAAATTCATCTTAATTCCAGCAGCCAGAAATGCAACATTTGTGATGAAGTATTCCCATCACCAAATACTCTAGCAGAGCACAAACTGCAGCATTGCAAAATTCCTCAGGGAAATATTTGTGTTGGTTGCAAAATTCCCTTAAAATCTGAAGATCAGTTTTATATTCATTCCCAAGAACATGGCTTTCAGGGAGCTATAATGCAATGCGTTATCTGTAGACAAACTCTGGCATCTATGATGGAACTTCAAATGCACGGAAAGCATCATTTCCAAACTAAACCCAACTTCTTCACCTGCTGTGTATGTTTGCGAGGATTTGATTCTAAAGAAAATCTTATATCAAAATTGAATAGTTCTGGTCGAACATATTTTGTTTGTAAACCTTGCTATCATGGTGAAACATCTGACTTTCATTGCAATGAATGTGGTGCCAGATTCCCAACCAATGAACAACTAGAAAGTCATGTAACAAAGCATCGGCGGACATACCAGTGCATCAAATGCCAGCAATCTTTCAGTACAGAATATGAAATTCAATTGCACGTTGCCACCCATGTTTTGCAAGAAGGAAATATCCATGAGTGCAAACTCTGTTCACAAGTTTTTGATTCTCCAGCCAAATTACAATGCCACTTGATTGAACACACCTATGGCAATTCTGAGTACCGCTGTAGTGTCTGTTGTAAAGTATTTAGTAATGCTacagacatacaagcacatgCTTTTGAGCATGGCATTCATGCTCGCAAGTTTGGATGTATCCACTGTAATCAACGGTTTTTCTTCAGTGCTGAATTAGATAACCACATGATAAACCATGTGAAACCAGAATCAGTATCAGAGCTGCAGTGCAAAGACTGTCCACAGACTTTCTCAAATATTGTCAGCTTCAATGCACACCGACGCATACATCAACAGCAGATGGACAATAGCACATCCACCCCTATTAAATGTACATTTTGTCATGAAGTATTCAATGATACCAGTGAACTacagaaacatttcttcacgtGTCACACTGAGCAAGACATAGAACACTCAATTAACAAGAGAAATTATCAGTGTTCCCAATGTAATAAAGAATGTTCATCTTTAGCCAACTTGCAGAACCACATGAAGATTCATAAAATAG aaaaagaaaatcaaaagtcTCAAGTTCCAAAGACTCAGATAGTTGATGTAAAGCCAGTTTTGTGTCCTGTATGTGggcaaatattttcaaagagaagTTTAATGAAGGAACATATGAACACTGTCCACCTCGTGCACCAG GAAAGCAAAGCAAGTACACAAGGTAACACAGCATCAACATCCACAACTGGTACAGAGTATGGTGATGTGAATGGTGATAGTCAGAGTTGTGCAAgtgatgaagcaaatgaaatgaaCCACTCTTCTCCCCAACAGACTGCCAATTCTACATCTCCAGTGTCTGTTAGTTTGGTCAATATGAAAATGGAAATTTGTGTCCCTGAAAACCAATTACATCCTTCAAGTGAAGATGACGAAATATTTAATGATGTCAGTCATAATTCACAGATGATTACTGACTGCAAGATGGACAGCTCTGAAAACTGA
- the LOC115212031 gene encoding zinc finger protein 423-like isoform X1 — protein MAADSTEDDTMGDYTCEMCSATFHSLNQFMNHRNFECLGEHSDDLVCDMDLSEPSGSATPSSSCSLDHGGQSPSGMSESPASPGVENISPDQLPFSIGISETNPYGCPHCDKAFPRHSYLKLHEQEHGELMPFRCSYCSRLFRHKRSRDRHVKLHTGDKKYKCSQCDAAFARSDHLKSHLRTHDTGKPFKCTICNRGYTTAAALSSHMYSHRKPNSSGQMEYKCYQCEEIFYQPKDLQNHYNDCHAPAPLREKTLQCTQCSEMFVSQELLDLHVEQEHVKEQKRKFSTPDNISDIDIFHKKLKTHNDISINKQMLSNTSDLTVKENGLDLMPEIMDSSSVSDPANRENALVCPYCLQDNFESLELLEIHMQCVHSVKATEVYTCNYCNAPYPNLYALHDHMKVVHQNLTCMDIKYPCSLCSRHFTSIDALAEHKKHTHSQASSSNHSLYCAECALLFQNPMEFQEHIQRSHNCLQDTPRPKPPKSKKVSNDTKKDIKRMNSHSIFNNTKNSSPAPNERMVEEKMVCDQCNATFLDIKNFQTHLKIHLDSVLTQYICPQCQKQFTTEDQLESHLSLHYLCLSTEYGCTSCMKTFSKPDELQKHLMDIHAHHLYRCSLCKEIFDSKVNIQVHFAIKHSNECKIYKCTKCNSVFISEVDWQLHVRSAHLQMPKPHKCLFCKEGFTTEVELQCHLTIHGKPFKCPMCSEAFHVEYLLDKHLQNEHDPDKNSKRLGNSQSDIKVEKDIGSSSLLNSCGTIDVSNSVTSGSGIWKSTDPLHTCNICDMKFSNLSSLQLHKKQDHRVALANNHTSQVMTTVESSVITSKVIGSSNDKVALSCTYCSQSFKSRTELERHMKIHLNSSSQKCNICDEVFPSPNTLAEHKLQHCKIPQGNICVGCKIPLKSEDQFYIHSQEHGFQGAIMQCVICRQTLASMMELQMHGKHHFQTKPNFFTCCVCLRGFDSKENLISKLNSSGRTYFVCKPCYHGETSDFHCNECGARFPTNEQLESHVTKHRRTYQCIKCQQSFSTEYEIQLHVATHVLQEGNIHECKLCSQVFDSPAKLQCHLIEHTYGNSEYRCSVCCKVFSNATDIQAHAFEHGIHARKFGCIHCNQRFFFSAELDNHMINHVKPESVSELQCKDCPQTFSNIVSFNAHRRIHQQQMDNSTSTPIKCTFCHEVFNDTSELQKHFFTCHTEQDIEHSINKRNYQCSQCNKECSSLANLQNHMKIHKIEKENQKSQVPKTQIVDVKPVLCPVCGQIFSKRSLMKEHMNTVHLVHQESKASTQGNTASTSTTGTEYGDVNGDSQSCASDEANEMNHSSPQQTANSTSPVSVSLVNMKMEICVPENQLHPSSEDDEIFNDVSHNSQMITDCKMDSSEN, from the exons GAGCATGGAGAACTGATGCCATTCCGCTGCAGCTACTGCAGTCGCCTATTCCGACACAAACGCAGTCGTGACCGTCATGTCAAACTGCACACAGGGGACAAGAAGTATAAATGTTCCCAGTGTGATGCTGCATTTGCAAG GAGTGATCATTTGAAAAGTCATTTGCGTACACATGACACAGGAAAACCTTTCAAATGCACTATTTGCAACCGTGGATATACAACAGCAGCTGCTCTTTCTTCTCATATGTATTCACATCGGAAACCAAACAGCTCTGGTCAGATGGAATATAAATGTTACCAATGTGAAGAGATTTTTTATCAGCCAAAAGACTTACAGAACCATTACAATGATTGTCATGCTCCTGCTCCCCTTCGTGAAAAAACTCTACAATGTACTCAGTGCTCTGAAATGTTTGTTAGCCAAGAACTTCTTGATCTTCATGTTGAACAAGAGCATGTTAAAGAACAAAAGCGTAAGTTTTCAACTCCAGACAATATTTCTGATATTGACATTTTCCACAAAAAGTTGAAAACTCATAATGATATCTCTATAAATAAGCAAATGCTATCTAACACTAGTGATTTAACTGTAAAAGAAAATGGACTAGATCTTATGCCAGAAATAATGGATTCTTCATCTGTCTCAGACCCAGCCAACCGGGAAAATGCCCTTGTTTGCCCCTACTGTTTACAAGACAATTTTGAATCTTTAGAACTGCTTGAAATTCACATGCAATGTGTGCATTCTGTAAAAGCAACTGAAGTTTATACATGCAATTACTGCAATGCACCATATCCTAACTTATATGCCCTCCATGATCATATGAAAGTTGTTCACCAAAATTTAACCTGTATGGATATCAAATATCCCTGTAGTTTATGTTCTAGACATTTTACAAGCATTGATGCATTAGCAGAGCATAAAAAACATACGCATAGCCAAGCAAGTTCCTCAAACCATTCTCTCTACTGTGCAGAATGTGCATTACTTTTTCAAAACCCTATGGAATTCCAAGAGCACATTCAGCGCTCTCACAACTGTTTGCAAGATACACCTCGTCCTAAACCTCCAAAATCAAAGAAAGTAAGTAATGATACAAAGAAAGACATAAAACGCATGAACTCCCATAGTATTTTTAATAACACAAAAAACTCAAGCCCAGCACCTAATGAGAGAATGGTTGAAGAGAAAATGGTATGTGACCAATGTAATGCTACATTCCTTGATATTAAAAATTTTCAAACCCATCTGAAAATTCATTTGGACTCAGTGCTCACTCAATACATATGTCCCCAATGCCAAAAGCAGTTTACTACTGAAGACCAATTAGAGAGTCATTTGTCATTACACTACCTCTGTCTTAGCACTGAGTATGGCTGCACTAGTTGCATGAAAACTTTCTCCAAACCGGATGAACTTCAGAAACACTTGATGGATATTCATGCGCATCATCTTTATCGTTGTTCACTTTGTAAGGAAATTTTTGATTCAAAGGTCAATATTCAAGTCCACTTTGCAATAAAACATAGTAATGAGTGcaaaatttataaatgtacaaaatGCAACTCAGTCTTTATATCAGAGGTTGATTGGCAACTGCATGTCAGATCTGCACATCTCCAAATGCCAAAGCCACATAAATGTCTCTTTTGTAAAGAAGGTTTTACCACCGAAGTTGAATTACAATGCCATTTAACCATTCATGGCAAGCCATTTAAATGCCCAATGTGTAGTGAAGCATTCCATGTGGAATATTTGTTAGATAAACATCTCCAAAATGAGCATGACCCTGACAAAAATTCTAAACGATTGGGTAACAGCCAATCTGATATCAAAGTGGAGAAGGACATTGGAAGTAGCTCTTTATTAAACAGTTGTGGAACTATAGATGTATCAAATTCAGTAACATCAGGAAGTGGAATTTGGAAAAGCACTGATCCACTTCATACATGCAACATCTGTGATATGAAGTTCAGCAATTTATCCTCTCTTCAGCTGCACAAGAAGCAAGACCACCGTGTTGCACTGGCTAATAACCACACCTCACAAGTGATGACTACTGTAGAGAGCAGTGTGATTACAAGTAAAGTCATAGGTTCAAGCAATGACAAGGTAGCATTATCATGCACATACTGTAGTCAGTCTTTCAAATCTAGAACTGAACTTGAACGTCATATGAAAATTCATCTTAATTCCAGCAGCCAGAAATGCAACATTTGTGATGAAGTATTCCCATCACCAAATACTCTAGCAGAGCACAAACTGCAGCATTGCAAAATTCCTCAGGGAAATATTTGTGTTGGTTGCAAAATTCCCTTAAAATCTGAAGATCAGTTTTATATTCATTCCCAAGAACATGGCTTTCAGGGAGCTATAATGCAATGCGTTATCTGTAGACAAACTCTGGCATCTATGATGGAACTTCAAATGCACGGAAAGCATCATTTCCAAACTAAACCCAACTTCTTCACCTGCTGTGTATGTTTGCGAGGATTTGATTCTAAAGAAAATCTTATATCAAAATTGAATAGTTCTGGTCGAACATATTTTGTTTGTAAACCTTGCTATCATGGTGAAACATCTGACTTTCATTGCAATGAATGTGGTGCCAGATTCCCAACCAATGAACAACTAGAAAGTCATGTAACAAAGCATCGGCGGACATACCAGTGCATCAAATGCCAGCAATCTTTCAGTACAGAATATGAAATTCAATTGCACGTTGCCACCCATGTTTTGCAAGAAGGAAATATCCATGAGTGCAAACTCTGTTCACAAGTTTTTGATTCTCCAGCCAAATTACAATGCCACTTGATTGAACACACCTATGGCAATTCTGAGTACCGCTGTAGTGTCTGTTGTAAAGTATTTAGTAATGCTacagacatacaagcacatgCTTTTGAGCATGGCATTCATGCTCGCAAGTTTGGATGTATCCACTGTAATCAACGGTTTTTCTTCAGTGCTGAATTAGATAACCACATGATAAACCATGTGAAACCAGAATCAGTATCAGAGCTGCAGTGCAAAGACTGTCCACAGACTTTCTCAAATATTGTCAGCTTCAATGCACACCGACGCATACATCAACAGCAGATGGACAATAGCACATCCACCCCTATTAAATGTACATTTTGTCATGAAGTATTCAATGATACCAGTGAACTacagaaacatttcttcacgtGTCACACTGAGCAAGACATAGAACACTCAATTAACAAGAGAAATTATCAGTGTTCCCAATGTAATAAAGAATGTTCATCTTTAGCCAACTTGCAGAACCACATGAAGATTCATAAAATAG aaaaagaaaatcaaaagtcTCAAGTTCCAAAGACTCAGATAGTTGATGTAAAGCCAGTTTTGTGTCCTGTATGTGggcaaatattttcaaagagaagTTTAATGAAGGAACATATGAACACTGTCCACCTCGTGCACCAG GAAAGCAAAGCAAGTACACAAGGTAACACAGCATCAACATCCACAACTGGTACAGAGTATGGTGATGTGAATGGTGATAGTCAGAGTTGTGCAAgtgatgaagcaaatgaaatgaaCCACTCTTCTCCCCAACAGACTGCCAATTCTACATCTCCAGTGTCTGTTAGTTTGGTCAATATGAAAATGGAAATTTGTGTCCCTGAAAACCAATTACATCCTTCAAGTGAAGATGACGAAATATTTAATGATGTCAGTCATAATTCACAGATGATTACTGACTGCAAGATGGACAGCTCTGAAAACTGA
- the LOC115210680 gene encoding ankyrin repeat domain-containing protein 23-like, which produces MKKINVKKFPPSAKFLAEDSRPHIITAVSNGNIAVVRKLLRAGIDPNTRDEKNQSLISLASRAGNLAMVDELLQWGAKVNASTSDGCTALHVATEAKHEDIVKRLIDAGASMTATTLSGLKPIDLAKNETPVWYALRKAEEEEKAKAESAGYDQTMTVRKRNSSLRRSS; this is translated from the coding sequence atgaagaaaattaacgTGAAAAAATTCCCTCCATCTGCAAAATTTCTAGCAGAGGACTCTAGACCCCACATAATCACGGCTGTAAGTAATGGAAATATTGCAGTCGTTCGAAAGTTATTACGAGCAGGAATTGACCCTAATACCCGTGATGAGAAAAATCAGTCATTAATAAGCCTCGCCAGCCGTGCAGGAAATTTAGCAATGGTAGACGAACTTCTTCAATGGGGTGCCAAAGTCAATGCCTCGACTAGCGATGGTTGTACTGCTTTGCATGTTGCAACTGAAGCTAAGCATGAAGATATTGTTAAAAGACTTATCGACGCTGGAGCttcaatgacagcaacaactTTATCGGGTTTAAAGCCGATTGACTTAGCGAAAAATGAAACTCCAGTTTGGTATGCGCTGAGAAAGgctgaggaagaagaaaaagctaAAGCCGAGTCGGCTGGTTACGATCAGACAATGACCGTCAGAAAACGAAATTCTTCACTCCGTCGAAgctcgtag